The following are encoded in a window of Prochlorococcus marinus str. MIT 1013 genomic DNA:
- a CDS encoding dihydroorotase, protein MTSSYLFENIQILEGAGSTLKKKTVLIKDGVIKAFGKKAIQNAELLRIKSQNAKNMLLAPCLVDPHSFLESPFSCKEENIYTLIKKATFAGYGQVGILPRGELWRDQIEPIISIKTIKSEVLIHLWGGFSLSGKGASLSRHAHLLQNGAIGLCDDDFIPPLELLKQGFSLGEMKNSPILIAPRDKILQADGMSRQSVETLRAGWPPDPIESEILPLIQLLELQKQYPEVALRLMNISTSEGVEILKNAYSQPMATVLWWHLVNDNSSLTPFDIGWSVTPSLGSPRDRASLIKGLEEDVLTAISVHSSPLDDSETKLPANKRKKGISCYSLVLPLLWDQLVRRSGWGVEKLWEKISFGPSKLLNQAEEKLSLNSNRWLLFDPEKEWVQSNEENNFTTSTNQPIKDNKIYGKVIDCGLISQAYQND, encoded by the coding sequence ATGACTAGTAGTTATTTGTTTGAGAATATTCAAATCCTTGAAGGCGCTGGATCTACCTTAAAGAAAAAGACTGTTTTAATCAAAGATGGTGTAATAAAAGCATTTGGTAAAAAGGCAATTCAAAATGCAGAACTTTTAAGAATTAAGTCCCAAAATGCTAAAAATATGCTTTTAGCACCGTGTCTTGTTGATCCTCATTCTTTTTTGGAATCTCCCTTTAGTTGTAAAGAAGAGAATATTTATACACTTATTAAAAAAGCAACATTTGCTGGATATGGCCAAGTAGGCATACTGCCAAGAGGTGAATTATGGAGAGATCAAATTGAGCCTATTATTTCTATAAAGACTATCAAGAGTGAGGTTTTAATACATTTATGGGGAGGTTTCAGTTTGAGCGGGAAGGGAGCTTCCCTTTCAAGGCATGCCCATCTACTACAAAATGGAGCTATTGGCTTATGTGATGACGATTTTATACCACCTCTAGAGCTTCTAAAGCAAGGTTTTTCACTTGGAGAGATGAAAAATTCCCCTATATTAATCGCACCAAGAGATAAAATACTTCAAGCAGATGGGATGTCTAGACAAAGTGTAGAGACTCTTAGAGCAGGCTGGCCTCCTGATCCTATTGAAAGTGAAATCCTTCCTCTCATCCAATTACTTGAGCTTCAAAAGCAGTACCCTGAAGTAGCTCTAAGGTTGATGAATATTTCAACATCTGAGGGTGTTGAAATACTAAAGAATGCATACTCTCAGCCAATGGCAACTGTTTTATGGTGGCATTTAGTAAATGACAACTCAAGTCTTACTCCTTTTGATATTGGATGGAGCGTAACACCCTCATTAGGATCCCCGAGAGATAGAGCCTCTCTTATAAAAGGGTTAGAGGAAGATGTTTTAACAGCAATATCTGTTCACTCCAGTCCTTTAGATGACTCAGAGACCAAACTACCTGCTAATAAAAGGAAAAAAGGAATTAGTTGTTATAGCCTAGTTTTACCTTTGCTCTGGGATCAATTAGTGAGAAGATCAGGATGGGGAGTAGAGAAATTGTGGGAAAAAATTAGTTTTGGTCCATCTAAACTATTAAACCAAGCTGAAGAGAAATTAAGTTTAAACAGTAACCGATGGTTACTGTTTGATCCTGAAAAAGAATGGGTCCAATCTAATGAAGAAAATAATTTTACTACCTCAACTAATCAACCAATCAAAGACAATAAAATTTATGGAAAAGTGATAGATTGTGGACTTATCAGTCAGGCTTACCAAAACGACTAA